In one window of Labilithrix sp. DNA:
- a CDS encoding DUF2309 domain-containing protein: MTEPKEIAERACARIAPVWPLDRFIAVNPFWGHIDKPFPRVAGELAALSGARLIMPRAWFAEEWREGRLRQQHLSAAIGELGSHLTEEQLTALFWIEDKPPPRRPLVVDVMDTRCHRALELSWRDFIVARLGLFCASYFDDGQAQIHPDRKGGLYKTWRAQARRDRGISLFMGLDEYRTAVAALPKTADEMLATAWAELEVPAEQREAYLTALLLDINGWSSWCAYLRWTARLADRDDHHIVELLAIRVAWEWILLRAGGQELRADWRHALASWPVIDNAAQMSRTEDWLLQRAAEIAWTSRITENLPRGFAAARSANPDLQAVFCLDVRSEPYRRALEAESKDIETLACAGFFGLPVEYSPLAADGARPQLPGLLAPKYRVTDVGAPAGLEEKRKSRLYAAQAWKAFRSNSLSSFAFVDAIGLLFGADILRESFGRGARPSAYHESVGLDPKEHVARAPRITSRVDGAPISLPERCELAEGMLRAMSLTRGFARTVLLVGHGAGTRNNPHAAGLDCGACCGQTGEVNARAAAALLNDAEVRAGLAGRGIEIPATTRFVAGLHNTTTDDVVLFEEAASMGELRGVLERASVAARRERAPKLGLGGRSDAEVHAAVLERAKNWAEVRPEWGLAGNATLIVAPRERTRHLDLSGRAFLHDYRFDEDQDGAILELIMTAPLVVSHWINFQYYASMVDNRRYGSGNKVLHNVVGGHLGVYEGNGGDLRIGLSIQSLHDGERWMHAPLRLSVFIEAPRPAIDRVLEKHATVRNLVDNEWVHLFQIDTTERGVHARRNGEWVAIVA, encoded by the coding sequence GTGACGGAGCCGAAGGAGATCGCGGAGCGCGCGTGCGCCCGCATCGCGCCGGTGTGGCCGCTCGATCGCTTCATCGCGGTAAACCCGTTCTGGGGCCACATCGACAAGCCGTTCCCCCGCGTCGCCGGCGAGCTCGCCGCGCTCTCGGGCGCGCGCCTCATCATGCCGCGGGCGTGGTTCGCGGAGGAGTGGCGCGAAGGCCGCCTCCGCCAGCAGCACCTCAGCGCCGCGATCGGCGAGCTCGGCTCCCACCTCACCGAGGAGCAGCTGACGGCGCTCTTCTGGATCGAGGACAAGCCGCCGCCGCGGCGCCCGCTCGTCGTCGACGTCATGGACACGCGCTGCCACCGCGCGCTCGAGCTCTCGTGGCGGGACTTCATCGTCGCGCGTCTTGGCCTCTTCTGCGCTTCCTACTTCGATGACGGCCAGGCCCAGATTCACCCCGATCGCAAGGGCGGCCTCTACAAGACGTGGCGCGCGCAGGCCCGGCGCGATCGGGGCATTTCCCTCTTCATGGGGCTCGACGAATACCGCACCGCGGTCGCGGCGCTCCCGAAGACGGCGGACGAGATGCTCGCTACGGCGTGGGCGGAGCTCGAGGTCCCCGCCGAGCAGCGCGAGGCTTACCTCACCGCCCTCCTCCTCGACATCAACGGCTGGTCGTCGTGGTGCGCCTATCTCCGCTGGACCGCGCGCCTCGCCGATCGAGACGATCATCACATCGTCGAGCTGCTCGCGATCCGCGTCGCCTGGGAGTGGATCCTCCTCCGCGCCGGCGGGCAGGAGCTCCGGGCCGACTGGCGTCACGCCCTCGCGAGCTGGCCGGTCATCGACAACGCGGCGCAGATGTCGCGCACCGAAGACTGGCTCCTCCAGCGCGCGGCGGAGATCGCGTGGACGTCGCGGATAACGGAGAACCTGCCGCGGGGGTTCGCCGCGGCGCGGTCCGCGAATCCCGATTTGCAGGCGGTCTTCTGCCTCGACGTGCGGTCGGAGCCTTACCGTCGCGCGCTCGAGGCAGAGAGCAAGGACATCGAGACGCTCGCGTGTGCCGGCTTCTTCGGATTGCCGGTGGAGTATTCGCCGCTCGCGGCCGACGGCGCGCGGCCGCAATTGCCGGGTCTCCTCGCGCCGAAATACCGTGTTACGGACGTCGGCGCGCCGGCGGGGCTCGAAGAAAAGCGGAAATCGCGCCTCTACGCGGCGCAGGCGTGGAAGGCATTCCGCTCCAATTCGCTGTCGAGCTTTGCGTTCGTGGACGCGATTGGCCTCTTGTTCGGCGCCGACATCCTCCGTGAGTCGTTCGGAAGAGGCGCGCGGCCGTCGGCTTATCATGAGAGCGTGGGCCTCGACCCGAAGGAGCACGTCGCGCGCGCGCCGCGGATCACGAGCCGGGTGGACGGCGCGCCGATCTCGCTCCCGGAGCGGTGCGAGCTCGCGGAGGGGATGCTGCGCGCGATGAGCCTGACGCGCGGGTTCGCGCGGACGGTGCTCCTCGTGGGGCACGGGGCGGGGACGCGGAACAACCCGCACGCCGCGGGGCTCGACTGCGGCGCGTGCTGCGGGCAGACAGGCGAGGTGAACGCGCGCGCGGCGGCGGCGCTGCTGAACGACGCGGAGGTCCGGGCGGGGCTGGCAGGGCGGGGGATCGAGATCCCGGCGACGACGCGGTTCGTGGCGGGCCTCCACAACACGACGACGGACGACGTGGTGTTGTTCGAGGAGGCGGCCTCGATGGGGGAGCTGCGCGGCGTGCTCGAGCGGGCGAGCGTCGCGGCGCGGCGGGAGCGCGCGCCGAAGCTGGGGCTCGGGGGGCGCTCGGACGCCGAGGTGCACGCGGCGGTGCTGGAGCGCGCGAAGAACTGGGCGGAGGTGCGGCCGGAGTGGGGCCTCGCCGGGAACGCGACGCTGATCGTGGCGCCGCGCGAGCGGACGCGGCACCTCGACCTGAGCGGGCGCGCGTTCTTGCACGACTACCGCTTCGACGAGGACCAGGACGGCGCGATCCTCGAGCTGATCATGACGGCGCCGCTGGTCGTCTCGCACTGGATCAACTTCCAGTACTACGCGTCGATGGTGGACAACCGCCGCTACGGCAGCGGGAACAAGGTCCTCCACAACGTCGTGGGCGGGCACCTCGGGGTGTACGAGGGGAACGGCGGCGACCTCCGCATCGGCCTCTCGATCCAGTCGCTCCACGACGGGGAGCGCTGGATGCACGCGCCGCTGCGGCTCAGCGTCTTCATCGAGGCCCCGCGCCCCGCGATCGACCGGGTGCTGGAGAAGCACGCCACGGTCCGGAACCTCGTCGACAACGAGTGGGTCCACCTGTTCCAGATCGACACGACCGAGCGCGGCGTCCACGCGCGCCGAAACGGGGAGTGGGTCGCGATCGTCGCGTAG
- a CDS encoding NADH-quinone oxidoreductase subunit L → MFAHDLLELSPLIVATLVPTLLVLAAPFAAKRAPFRAATFATALTAGLSAVAVLLRATIALLGVAPSTSKLGAALHALVQLDLVSSAMLLLVSTLAIVVVRYSRTYLAGERGLDRYVRSLLMTLASVTMLVVSNHLVFLIGGWFAAGVFLHQLLMFYRTRRQAVIVAHKTFLLSRLADLFFVGSLAFLSAEVGSLRIDVVNAYAAEASAFTSPLHVATVLLVVGVLLKTAQVPFHGWVTTVMEAPTPVSALLHAGVVNIGGFVMIRLSPLMAHASIAQGMLVGFGLATAIIGSLVMTTRLSIKVVLAWSTIAQMGFMLMQCGLGVWHLALLHLLAHSFYKAHAFLTAGSVVSTWRGASLVQPKKPSLGVVAAAVLVLSVAAAPFYALFKLAGGHASPSLTSLALVLGLSFVPMVGRALAAGWRAFGLTALFTAGAAAAYFAGHVLFEEIVPPLEAGAASPFQWTVVVAGLGVLFVVQVVVQTSPSGGLARFLHPHLLSGLYIDDWFTRVTFRLWPPRVERTTAPSPSSIRPRAPLESRQW, encoded by the coding sequence TTGTTCGCCCATGACCTGCTCGAGCTGTCGCCGCTCATCGTGGCCACGCTCGTCCCCACGCTCCTCGTCCTGGCTGCGCCCTTCGCCGCGAAGCGCGCGCCCTTCCGCGCCGCCACGTTCGCCACCGCGTTGACGGCGGGCCTCTCCGCCGTCGCGGTCCTCCTCCGCGCGACGATCGCGCTGCTCGGCGTCGCGCCGTCCACCTCGAAGCTCGGCGCCGCGCTCCACGCGCTCGTGCAGCTCGACCTCGTCTCGAGCGCGATGCTCCTCCTCGTGAGCACGCTCGCGATCGTCGTCGTGCGCTACTCGCGGACCTACCTCGCCGGCGAGCGCGGCCTCGACCGCTACGTGCGCTCGCTGCTGATGACGCTCGCGTCGGTCACGATGCTCGTCGTCTCGAACCACCTCGTGTTCCTCATCGGCGGCTGGTTCGCGGCCGGCGTCTTCTTGCACCAGCTCCTGATGTTCTATCGGACGCGGCGCCAGGCGGTCATCGTCGCGCACAAGACGTTCCTCCTCAGCCGGCTCGCGGACCTCTTCTTCGTCGGCTCGCTCGCGTTCCTCTCCGCCGAGGTCGGCTCGCTCCGCATCGACGTCGTCAACGCGTACGCGGCGGAGGCGTCCGCGTTCACCTCGCCGCTCCACGTCGCGACCGTCCTCCTCGTCGTCGGCGTCCTCCTCAAGACGGCGCAGGTCCCGTTCCACGGCTGGGTCACGACCGTGATGGAGGCCCCCACGCCCGTCTCCGCGCTCCTCCACGCCGGCGTCGTGAACATCGGCGGCTTCGTGATGATCCGCCTGAGCCCGCTCATGGCCCACGCCTCCATCGCGCAGGGCATGCTCGTCGGCTTCGGCCTCGCCACCGCGATCATCGGCTCGCTCGTGATGACGACGCGCCTGAGCATCAAGGTCGTGCTCGCCTGGTCCACGATCGCGCAGATGGGCTTCATGCTGATGCAGTGCGGCCTCGGCGTGTGGCACCTCGCGCTCCTCCACCTCCTCGCGCACTCCTTCTACAAGGCGCACGCCTTCCTCACCGCCGGGTCGGTCGTGTCGACCTGGCGCGGCGCGTCGCTCGTGCAGCCGAAGAAGCCGTCGCTCGGCGTCGTCGCCGCGGCCGTCCTCGTCCTCTCCGTCGCCGCCGCTCCGTTCTATGCCCTCTTCAAGCTGGCCGGCGGGCACGCGTCGCCGTCGCTCACCTCGCTCGCGCTGGTGCTCGGGCTGAGCTTCGTCCCGATGGTCGGCCGCGCCCTCGCGGCGGGGTGGCGCGCCTTCGGTCTCACCGCGCTCTTCACCGCCGGCGCGGCGGCCGCGTATTTCGCGGGTCACGTGCTCTTCGAGGAGATCGTGCCTCCCCTCGAGGCGGGGGCGGCCTCGCCGTTCCAGTGGACCGTCGTCGTCGCCGGCCTCGGGGTCCTCTTCGTCGTGCAGGTCGTCGTTCAAACGAGCCCGAGCGGCGGGCTCGCGCGCTTCCTCCATCCCCACCTCCTCAGCGGCCTCTACATCGACGATTGGTTCACGCGCGTGACGTTCCGCCTCTGGCCGCCGCGCGTCGAGCGCACCACCGCCCCGAGCCCCTCCTCGATCCGCCCGCGCGCGCCGCTGGAGTCGCGGCAGTGGTGA